A genomic region of Miscanthus floridulus cultivar M001 chromosome 3, ASM1932011v1, whole genome shotgun sequence contains the following coding sequences:
- the LOC136545975 gene encoding LOW QUALITY PROTEIN: 4-coumarate--CoA ligase-like 7 (The sequence of the model RefSeq protein was modified relative to this genomic sequence to represent the inferred CDS: inserted 3 bases in 2 codons; deleted 1 base in 1 codon), which yields MATPAPAXPSGVDGRSGYCEVTRTFRSLRPPVPLPPPDAPLSFPEFAFSLLTSSPLPAHPALLDAATGEALSFPAFLSQVRAVAGALRSVVRLGRGDVAFVLVPTRLDVPVLYFALLSFGAVVSPVNPALTADEIARLVALSGASVAFAVSATAAKLPAGLPTILLDSDRFRSFLQKQSDGRGEEGLAVVRQSDTAVIQYSSGTTGRVKAAALPHRSFIAMVAGAHAVLGKPRHGRERTLLGAPMFHSMGFYFALKGVALGQTTVVLTDAVARRGVKGVAEAAERWAVTEMTASPPVVVAMAKEQCHQLQALERVVCGGAPLPRTAAESFRRRFPDVDLCMGYGSTEAGGISLMIXREECARIGSAGRLSENVEVKIVDHVTGKALSVGQEGELLVRGPAVMTGYVGDEEANATSFDSEGWLRTGDLCYIDRDGFLFVVDRLKELIKYKGYQVPPAELELVLQSLPEVLDAAVMPYPHEEAGQIPVALVVRQPGSKVTEAQVMDLVAKRVAPYKKIRKVVFVESIPKSPAGKILRRQLTNHVQAGAVSRM from the exons CTCGCTCCTGACGTCGTCCCCGCTCCCCGCGCACCCGGCTCTCCTCGACGCCGCCACCGGCGAGGCCCTGTCGTTCCCT GCGTTCCTGTCCCAGGTGCGCGCGGTCGCGGGGGCGCTCCGTTCCGTGGTCCGGCTCGGCCGCGGCGACGTCGCGTTCGTCCTCGTGCCGACGCGGCTGGACGTCCCGGTGCTCTACTTCGCGCTGCTCTCGTTCGGCGCCGTCGTGTCGCCGGTGAACCCCGCGCTCACCGCGGACGAGATCGCGCGCCTCGTGGCGCTGTCGGGCGCGTCCGTCGCCTTCGCCGTGTCGGCGACCGCCGCAAAGCTGCCGGCTGGCCTCCCCACCATCCTCCTCGACTCGGACCGCTTCCGCTCCTTTCTGCAGAAGCAGAGCGACGGCCGTGGCGAGGAGGGACTGGCGGTGGTGCGGCAGTCGGATACGGCAGTGATCCAGTACTCGTCGGGCACAACCGGGCGGGTGAAGGCCGCGGCGCTGCCGCACCGGAGCTTCATCGCGATGGTGGCAGGAGCCCACGCTGTGCTCGGGAAACCGAGGCACGGTCGCGAGAGGACGCTGCTGGGCGCGCCCATGTTCCACTCGATGGGGTTCTACTTCGCGCTCAAGGGGGTGGCGCTGGGGCAAACGACGGTGGTGCTGACCGACGCGGTGGCGCGGCGCGGCGTGAAGGGGGTGGCCGAGGCGGCGGAGAGGTGGGCGGTCACTGAGATGACGGCGTCGCCACcggtggtggtggccatggccaagGAGCAATGCCACCAGCTGCAGGCGCTGGAGCGCGTGGTGTGTGGCGGCGCGCCGCTGCCGAGGACGGCAGCCGAGAGTTTCCGACGACGGTTTCCCGACGTGGATCTCTGCATG GGCTACGGTTCAACTGAGGCTGGTGGCATATCGCTCATGA AGCGGGAGGAGTGCGCCCGCATCGGTTCCGCCGGCCGTCTCTCGGAGAACGTGGAGGTGAAGATCGTGGACCACGTGACCGGCAAAGCCCTGTCCGTGGGCCAGGAAGGCGAGCTTCTGGTGAGAGGGCCTGCCGTCATGACTG GATATGTTGGCGACGAGGAGGCCAACGCTACTAGTTTTGATTCTGAAGGCTGGCTTAGGACTGGGGACCTTTGCTACATTGACCGGGACGGCTTCTTGTTCGTGGTGGACAGGCTGAAAGAGCTCATCAAGTACAAGGGCTATCAG GTTCCACCTGCAGAGCTGGAGCTTGTCTTGCAGTCGTTGCCGGAAGTTCTCGATGCCGCAGTCATGCC GTATCCTCATGAGGAGGCAGGGCAGATACCGGTCGCGCTTGTGGTAAGGCAGCCTGGTAGCAAGGTCACGGAGGCTCAAGTCATGGACCTCGTCGCAAAGCGGGTGGCGCCTTACAAGAAGATCCGCAAGGTGGTCTTCGTTGAGTCCATTCCCAAGTCTCCAGCTGGGAAGATCCTGAGGAGGCAGCTGACCAACCATGTGCAGGCTGGGGCTGTCTCTAGAATGTAA